Sequence from the Lepisosteus oculatus isolate fLepOcu1 chromosome 13, fLepOcu1.hap2, whole genome shotgun sequence genome:
TGGCAGcatgccaggagaacaacctctctctgaacatcagtaagactaaggagatgattgtggactatagaaaacaccagggaggagatcacacacctatctaaatcagtgggactgcagtggagagggtcagcagttttaagttcctgggagttaacatctcagaggacttaacctggacccaccacaccaacactctgttcaaaacagcacggcagcgcctGTTCTTTCTCCGTAGGCTACAGAggtttggcatgccatcacatatccaggccaacttctacaggtgcactattgagagcatcctgactgttTGCAatactgcctggtatgggaactgttCCGCCCaggatcgcaaagtactgcagagggtggtgaagtcagcgcagctcattaccggctgtgagctaccaaacatccaggatatctactcagctagatgtctgaagaaggccaggtccattctcaaggaccccagtaatcccagtcacaaactgttttccctcctaccgtctGGTAAACGTTACCAAAGCATTcagtccaagtccaacagactacggaacagattctacctccaggcaataagactgctaaatagccacctgcagctccttcagcaaatcacctgtaatggctacatggacacacagtttttattgtattcagcataactgcactacttgtatatattattcaatttctattatatctattattatgtaaaattattttcataacctcaattttgtgatttttgtgcttttgtgattttttgtgatttctgtgattcttgtgattttgtGAGCTTgcggaaaagacatttcattgccagcaactaatgctgcacgctgtatttttgaccatttgataaataaactttgatttgatttgatgttAATTTTGTAACTATACATCCTGATTGcttgaattacagtatgtgcaatgaTATAGTACATATTGACCACAAGGGGGCACTACACTGTAATAGGTGTTCAACGCGGTAGTCTCCGTccccttttttacattttttattaaacgtgtaaagaatttacaaatacaaatacaaccatAGGATCAGAAATAAATGCACCAAAGATTCCCCTTCAgccaaacaaaaaacacacatatcATCCTGCTCATGCTTAAATTTAGAGAGCACTAATGTAATGGAAAATACTTATGAACAATTTTAAACGATATAtctttaactttatttgtaatacaatatcTAGCAGGAGTTATCCAAACTAATttccaatttatattttctaaCATTACATTCCAAAAAGATAAACAAGGATGGACAAAAAATGGGGTTTACAAATATTTCTTATATGCGTATTATTACATTTCTTATCCTTTATTTCCACACCATCCAAGAATAAATCAGTTTTAAGACCAGAAAGGAAGTCAGTCCTAATAGcgctttgatttgtttttaacaacTTCACTACACCTTCCGGAATGGCATCAAAAAAAATTGCATATTCCTTAGGGCTAACAGGGAACTGAAATCTCTCCAGGAATTCAGGATAAGTAAACAATCTACCGTCTTCATTCAACAGTTGAGCcactaaatacattttgttgttatACCaagtctgtaaaaaaaaagcctttatttttatacttaatGTCTTTATTATTCCAAATATAATATGTATGTGGTGAAAAATTGTTTGTATAATaaagtccagcagccatatcaccctgcaactcacaactggcaacccactgaagctaagcaggtgtgagcctggtcagtacctggataagaaacctcctgggaaaaactaaggttgctgctggaagaggtgttagtggggccagtaggggatgctcaccctgtggtccatgtggttcctaatgccccagtatagtgatgggaacgCTATACTATAAataggtgccgtcctttggatgagatgtaaaactgaggtcctgactcattaaaaatcccaggtcgtttcttgaaaagagtaggggtgtaaccctggtgtcctggccaaatttcccattggcacttaccaatcatggcctcctaataatccccatctatgaatcggcttcattactctctgctcttctccccactaatagctgatctgtggtggatgctgcaaattggtggtggtggaggggagacccccattacctgtaaagtgctttgagtggagtgtccagaaaagtgctatataagtgtaagcaattattattaattaatataataacaCCTGCTTATGAAAAATTAGATAGTTTAATTGGGATTTTTTTATAtcaaagttacattttaatgtttaatatccCCAACATTCTGAAAAATCATGTTTGGAATAAGATtccaaattgtatttattattaatatatttcctaatccaattaatttaaaatgttacatttgacATATAAAAGTCTAACATTCCTGCCACCCTGATTTTTAGGTTTACTCAGGAGGTATATTCTAACATAATGAggtttatttttccaaataaaGTTATATAATAGTTTGTCAAAATCATCAATAAGATGTGAAGGAACATTCAGTGAAAGCGAAGCATACACAAAGCGAGAGATACCCTCTGCTTTCGACTGTAGAATGCAACCTGCTAACGATAGGTTCCTCATTAACCAAGACTGgaatctttttttagttttatctaaaataggTGTAAAGTTCAATTTACATCTTTCACCTTGGTCTTTACAGATTATAATACCCAGATAATTAACCACTTTCTTTACAGGTATATTCATTATTGCATCTAAACTAGAATCCTTAAGAGAAAACATATCACACTTGTCAATATTCAAAGACAGTCCTGAGACTGATGAGAACACATTTAAAACCTTAATTGCTTTAGAGATCTATTCACTATTCTTAAGAAAAATAGCATTCTCCGTCCCTTTGAAAAGTTTCAGGAGGCGAGATGACATCAGACGATTACCTGGGAACAGCAGTAATGAGTAACCAAGGCGCGGATAGGAGCAATACCTCTTTCACGTTAGAAGAAAAACTATTACAAGACTTGAATTAGACATACTAGAGAACAACTAGAAGACCGGGAATATTTAATTCCTGGAATGATGTACAAAAACTCCAAGCTgtgattatattttattttgcagtttacaATAGTGGTTTCCACCAGGTCACGTGATGCTGAGAACTCTCGGGGTGCTCTTTGCTAATCTAGATACTAGTTATAAATGCTTATATTACTTATGACTTCAGCTAGTTTATTTAAGCTTCTAAAGTGGCTTCTGTACTGGCATGATGTCTTATATGAGGTAAAAATATGACACATCTGATAACTTAATTAAATTTTATTGAAAGGTTCACACACAGCCAAGAAATTAGTACATTGTGTTTCTGTAATTTGTAGTTgaaattatttcttttaaatgctgGTGATTATCCCCCCACTCCCCCCtcacaaaaaatgtcaaaagtgTAACAAAAAGTAAGAAAGCGACACGATAAGGAACAAGGCTGAAAGACAACAGACTAAACATAGGCTTTAGAAACTTCGGAAGGTTGGGAGGTCTTGTAGATCTTCTGGGCATTTTGACCTGCAATTGAGTAGTCATATCCCCTGCAGGAACACAACACAAGACAAAACCAGTGCTTGAGACACAAGTAAACTCCGCAATAGTAACAGCACTTTATAAAGCATTCAAACACATAAAGAAAACACAGGCACTATTAAATAGGTTAGTGGAAAAATCAACCTGGGACATATCATAACATTCACATGTCTCGTAAATAACCTGGAATTAATTGAATACATGGCTTGCTAAATTCAGctaaatttaaataaagtaaaatttagccaggacattaGGGTTTGTACTTTACAAACAGTgccctgggatctttaatgaccaagcagTCAGGGCCTTGGTTTAACATATCCAGCagacatatcaccctgcaactcacaactagcaacccactgaagctaagcaggtgtgagcctggtcagtacctggacgggagacctcctgggaaaaactaaggttgctgctggaagaagtgttagtggggccagcaggcctgtggtccatgtgggtcctaatgccccagtatagtgacagggacactatactgttaacaGCCCTGTCCTTCGgatggtgtcctggccaaatttctcattggcccttaccaatcatggcctcctaatctaTGAACTccctctctgaattggcttcatcactctgctctcctccccactgatagctgatgtgaggtgaacgttctggcgcactatggctgctgtcgcatcatccaggtggatgctgcacattggtggtggtggaggggagtccccattacctgtaaagcgctttgagtggagtgtccagaaaagtactctataagtgtaagcaattattattattataattataacatCCCAACTTAAGGACAGTGACTCCTACAGCACTGTATCCAAAATCATCGTCCTGTAGCATTGGGTTGGAAAATTTGATCCAGAAAGAGGAGTGCTGgtaccacctactggtcctaACAGTTACAGCAGCAACCTAGTAATCCTTGGAGGTCAACACCCATGTACCAACCACACCCAGTCTTGCTGAGCTTCTGAAATCTTACAAGATCACACCTCAAGGTAGTAAAAGTGGTGCAGACGATACATCTGTAGGATTTGATGGCCTGCGTTGTTATAGGCCTCCAGAACTACAGTTAGTCACTGCTGATATTGGCAGTGACCAGTCCTCTGACTAAGGTAAGGAGGTGTGGCTCACCTTTTAGAAACTGTGGTTCCTCTTCGGcaggaacagcaaagaaatGCGCCTCCCAGGATACCCAAACAGGCACCACCCCAGCCTATGTAGAGTCCTGCCCCCAGCTCAAACCTGCAGGCAGAGAAAAAAGGTACTGTTCGAGAAATGTCTAGGATATTAAAAATCATAGTCTGAGTCTGCTACAGGGCTTAAATGTAGCTATGAAATTTGTAAGCTCTGTCTATGAGAAATATACAACCAAATAAATCAATTCATTCATGTAAATTAATGAAGTACTGAAAGACAAGTAAATGAAATAGGTAAATAGTAAATAGATAAAGCCTCAGAAACTTACTTAGTGCCTCCATAGAAGGGGTCATAGAACTCTTTAACAACCTGGGAGGCATACCATGACGTAGCCACCAAACAAGTCAAACCTAGATGAAGAgtcaaaaaagtcatttttagaACGTAATTCACAGCTTAAATGATGTGATTCTTGTGTGTGGCTGTTAATAAGTTAATTTCTTAAAAGACTGTCCTGAAATTAGTCTCTGGTTTGGAAATCCTTACATCCCAACTGTGTTTATCTTCCATTCTTTAATTCCAAAAATACCTTAACAATATAAGACTTAAATAGTCTAGATGCAATGAGTTGAACTAGGAATAGAACAGCAGTACGATTTAGAGCAGGCTAACGAAGGCACCGTTTTGCGGACTCACAAATTTGTGAATAACTCGAACTTTTGAGGTCACATGAAAGATTATATATTTATTCCTTTGTTGGTCACCAATAGAAACTTCATGAGattttaactgtttaactgtAACTTTAACACTTAAATATTATAGTACCAGCATAGAACGTGGTACCGCATGTCCAGATACATTCATGAACACACAGGGTGTAAATGTGCAGATCTCCTtaggtttatacagtatgtagtgatATGCTCATGGCTGGGTGGGAATAGATTGACAGACCCGACAGGCACCCATAGCTGTCACTTCTGATTCTAAAGTACATTGTGTGCAGGTCTAGGTTCTCAGCTTAGGGCAAATGGCTGCTGCTCACCTGCAGTTATGAAGAGACTTCCCCCCACCAAAGCAATCTTTCCCTTGGCTTGTTCGCTGGAACTGCCAATCTTGGTGCACTTCAGTCCCATCATTGACACGATTACAGCAACCAGACCCAGGACCAGAGAAATGATCATCAGCGCCCGGCATCCCTGGATATAAGCTGAAAACAAGACAGCCAAAGTAAAAGACAACAAAGATGAGTGGAACTGCTTAGCCTACAGGGAGCATTTGGGTGGGTCTATTTGGATAACGTGGTAGTTGCATCGGACTGACACTACATTAATGTACCTTTTTTATGCTTACAGTCTTTTTGCTTAGTGTTTTTTCACCAATTCCTTAAACATGGACCAATGTCCTATCGCAGGTGAAATGCTTGAAAatcttgtttttgtgtgttaGAGGCCATGTACATTTGTCAAAGTTATACAGAGTGGcactgcatgtttttttgtttttcaaactaATTCTTGTTAACAAGGATATTTCTAAATTATGGAATAAAAGCATCACAtcagcactttgagtggagcaaactctttaaaaaaatccctttttGACTAATTCTGATTAATTCCAAATCCAACGGAAAGGATTCAATTTAAAGAATTCAAAGAACAATTACCTGCTAACCTGGCTTTACCTGCTTTGTAGGCATCACCCCCAAAAGCAGTGCTATTCAGAGATTCCATAAAGGAATTGCATTCAGGCCAAGTGACAGACCTTCGTTGTAACTAAACCTATTTATGGAGCATAGCCATACCCTctaataaacaacaaaaataaaaagaaaataatttaagaaaaaataaattgccaGTTTTTTTCCCACACTACTTCACACCCAGGGAAGATGCAGATCCATGTTAGCAGACACAGATAAAGACACAATTATATGCAGGGTGTTGCCCTGCAGGTCTATGTCAAGACTGTATTAAACTGAGCCCTCAGAATTCATTAACTGAATTACTCAGAGTTCTAAGTACTGCATGGCCATCACACGTGGGTAGCAAAAACCATTCACTGGTGCCCTATGTCCACAGACACCTCTGTCATAAAAGCTTCAGTTTCCAGGATCTCAGACATTGGCAGAGCAATGTAAGGCACCTTGTCTTTCCTGGAACTGCACTTTATGGTCCATGGGAAAAACTCAATTAATTTAGTTTCTCATAGTAATACTGTAAGTCAATCTCATAAAACAAAGGCAGCAGTGCACTTTAGGTAACTGCTAGTTAAAAATGGATCACAGTATTCTGCCTTACACCACACTGTGGAGATGATATAACTATAGGAGGCTTTGAGGGCTCATTCTAGGGGGTACTGCAGGGTGTgatttcaaatcccaggtggggTACACCTCTGTTGTACCTTTAAACTAGGGCCTTAGACCAGTGTTTCAGTACAATGCCCAGCTGCATAAATGGGTGCCAATGCACGTTGCTTTGGCTGACAAcaccagcaaaataaaaatatatttgaacaaaTTACATAAGGCAGGTGCTATGAAACTGATATTTGCTTATCCTGTCATCATTCTGCAATGTCAGAAAGAAAGGGcttcttcaaaaaaatatattttctctctCTAGCCAGGAGCACCTGAATGTAACATGagatttaaaacattacatctGTATGTCATAAGTTCCTAAATTGTACACACTTAAAATTTAAGTATCCTATATTGTTTTTGGGACATACTTATCAAAACTAATGTTTTAGCTTTTAATAAGCTGTTTAAGTGCCCTGGCTAGCTCTGCTGGTAGAGCATGACACTCATAATCTCAGGGCAGTGGGTCTGTGTCTCACAGTGGGCGCCAagtcctccatgttggaggttgggcacGAGGCTGACAACCGTTTCCTGTAAAAACCCAATGTTACGTTAACAGCAAAGTGATGTTGCTGCCCCTGTGTGCCTGAAGGCATAAGAGGCAAACATCCATAAGCTGTTTAAAATGCACATCTAATCAAAGATTTAAACATTTATCTCCTTTTCTCTtactcacattttttaaaagctttgaacaaaaacaaattttatCTATCCACTGTAGGAAGAACCCAAAGTCAACTTTTAAAGCTTGCTGGCTACCTTACCACAGCATTAACAAAGCTTCCATTTTATCATCGATATATATTTCACTCATGAAAATTCTTGGTAGCTCCAGTCCCGCCAATTACTCTGAAAAGGTGTCATATATATTTCACTTTTGCCTTACTttgaaatgttaaatttaaacatTACTTCAAAAAGTCCTAAATAAAACATGTTGTATTATGATCAATgagttattattatcatcaaagTCTGAATGCATGGATTTTTCACTGCAAACTGCAATCTTAACAAATACTTGTCAATGAAGCACattattgtgttattaaatcaCACATTATTTTGCTGTTTCTGTGAGGTTGTAGTGTGTATCAGATATCATGGATGGAGTTGTAGTGGCTACAACTTTCACAGAAACTTAATAGAAATGTATTAAGATATTAGCAATCCACAAATTAACACATCCTCAAAATATTCAGCAGATACTGAGAAAATGAACAGGTTTGTTTGGtaaataaaggttttaaaaagctTCATGTATTTCATACTACCTTGCAAATGAAAGACCCTTGGGTTGCTAAAATAAACTTCAGCTTTCTACCGTTATCTAAGTGCTATCGACTTCATTGCACATCTTCACTCCAAAACAGGTTTACAATACATGTCTGTTATCCAACATTTCACTGTTAATCGGCTCAACAAGTCTACAACATTAGAAGAATGGCATTGTCAAAAGTGGCATTATAAGTAGTGCAGTGTTTGTCATAACATTTACAAAATCAGATGAAGAACTGACCCTGTTTGTTACCCGAAAGATAAAGCACTTTCCAAGTTTTAATTCTGCCTTTCTCAGGATTACAGAAAGATTTATAGTGGCAAGTCTAGATGGTGTCCTACTGACTGGTGGAATGGAAGTTTATACGTTGCCGAcaggctttaaaagaaaaaatgatcaATGAATGCTTTAATTGCAAAAATTGTAGTGGTACAATATTGAATAAGTCAATATTAAGATTTCTTGTTGTTTCCTAAATTCATTGTGGATCACCGGGACTCAACACGAGCTGGGGTAAAGGAGCTGTGAAATAAAAGCAAGGAGTGAGACAAACTCAATAGCACTTTTCTTTGAGAGCCCGATCTTGGGTGGGTTTGCATATCTCTCTACCAGAAGCTGCCTCACCCAGTCATAAAGACAGAAGGAAGTGAAACTGAGAACTAACACCCAAAGGCTTGGCAAACTTTCTGTTCGCCATATTGCCACCTTAtacctgaaagaaaaattgtTGAGTTCAACTCCCAAGATGGATTTTATAAGGCTGCATCATTCCTTTGCCAAACCATTCTGTGTCTATTGAAgacaaatgttgttgtttttttccattcttgTGTGTGCCATATTTAAAAGATCGCCCAGTAGAGCAACATCAAGAAACACGGCTCCTCAGCTTGGTATGCTGAATTTTTTTTATGGTACCTCCTTGTTTCTGTTAATACACAAAGGACTGTCTAGAAAAGCAAATGAAGGTTCTACCTCCTCTGCTGCTCTTGAACAATTACAGACACGAGCGCTTGGCCTTGTGCTCAGGATACCCACCAGGCAAAGTCATCATTGACATGAAGTCCCTGCAGTTCTTGACGCTTGTGCTGTCCTCAACACAAGCCATCCAGAGGTTTTCGTACTGCTTGTTGAAGATGTTGGCGCTGCCAGCGTACGAGGACACTTTCCAGTAGTCGTTGGACAGACTGACTCCGGTGAGGAGCCAGCATGCTATACAGAGCAAGAACCCCGACAGCTCTAATGCGGTTGACATGATCGCTGTCCACaatatttcaaattttgaaaaaaaaagactaaaaaggagagctcagacaggtacacaaatatttgatgaaaaaaaatagaGGGAGAAATCCACAGCTCAAGATGCTCCCACTGTCCTTTCCCTGTGTCCTTAAGCTCTGATGTCCGgcctgtaactgtactgtaactgcGCTCTTTGCTCTGAAGCTATAAAATTATAAGAGTCTCTCCTCCCCTTTCATTTTACAAGGAGTGGCTTCAGCGTCATGGCCTTGACTGATCTTTATGAAGAGGTTGTATATTTTATGGCGAAAGTTGATGACAACAtcctttttacattatttacttTTGAATAAACTAAAACAAGGAAGCTGGGGAGGCCAAGGTCCCTTTTTCACCTCATAGATacaaacacaaactcaca
This genomic interval carries:
- the cldn15lb gene encoding claudin 15-like b isoform X2; the encoded protein is MSTALELSGFLLCIACWLLTGVSLSNDYWKVSSYAGSANIFNKQYENLWMACVEDSTSVKNCRDFMSMMTLPAYIQGCRALMIISLVLGLVAVIVSMMGLKCTKIGSSSEQAKGKIALVGGSLFITAGLTCLVATSWYASQVVKEFYDPFYGGTKFELGAGLYIGWGGACLGILGGAFLCCSCRRGTTVSKRGYDYSIAGQNAQKIYKTSQPSEVSKAYV
- the cldn15lb gene encoding claudin 15-like b isoform X1; amino-acid sequence: MAVVALQILGLVMGLLGWILDTVATSSQTWKVSTKVDSVITANWVFEGLWMQCAATALGSIQCKKFPTVLGLDAYIQGCRALMIISLVLGLVAVIVSMMGLKCTKIGSSSEQAKGKIALVGGSLFITAGLTCLVATSWYASQVVKEFYDPFYGGTKFELGAGLYIGWGGACLGILGGAFLCCSCRRGTTVSKRGYDYSIAGQNAQKIYKTSQPSEVSKAYV